CAACTGGACCCGATGCCGCAGGAAGATCGCCAACATATCCACGGCGCGCGGCATCGCCGCCATTGTCGTGTTCACCATTGTCTGGGAACTGTGCACCCGGCTGCACGTGCCCATCATCGGCAACGTGCCCGCGCCCTCTGCGGTGCTGGCGGCACTGGGCAAGCAACTGGTCAGCGCCGAATACTGGCTGTCCTGGCGCGACAGCTGCCTGCGCATCCTGTCCGGCTTCGTGCTGGCCCAGGTGCTGGGCATTCCGCTGGGGCTGCTGATGGGCATGAACCGCACCGCGCGCGAGATCATCTACCCGGTGTTCGAGATCATGCGCCCCATCCCGCCGCTGGCCTGGGTGCCCGCATCGGTCATCTTCTGGCCCACGTCGGAAATGTCCATGATGTTCGTTGTGTTCCTGGGCGGGTTCTTCACCGTGGTGCTGAACATCGTGGGCGGCGCGCGCAGCATCGACATCCGCTACATACGCGCGGCCCATTCGCTGGGCTCGTCGCGCTCGGACATCTTCTGGCGGGTGATGCTGCCCGCCACCCTGCCCAGCATCGTGGTGGGCATGACCGTGGGCATGGGCATCACCTGGGCGGTGGTGGTGGCGGCAGAGATGATCGCCAGCCGTTCCGGCCTGGGGTTTCTGACGTGGCGCGCCTACGTGGCGGGCGAGTATCCGCTGATCGTCATCGGCATGATGAGCATCGGCATCGCGGGCTACATGTCGTCCGCACTGATCCGCTTCATCGGCAGCAGGCTTACGCCCTGGCTGCGGGTATTCTAGGAGGGCCATGATGGACGCCGTGACGACGCAACTGACGCCCGGCATGGGCGCGGGTGAAATGGTGGTGGAGAACGTGGCCAAGGGCTTCGGCGTGGGGCCGCTGCGCAAACAGGTGCTGCGCAGTTGTTCCTTCGTGCTCGAAAAGGGCAAGCTCACCGTGCTCATCGGCCCTTCCGGCTGCGGCAAGAGCACCCTGGTCAACGCGCTGGCGGGTTACGAAACGCCCGATTCCGGCAAGGTGCTCATCGACGGCCAGCCCGTGACAGGGCCGGGGCCGGACCGGCTGGTGGTGTTTCAGGAAACCGCGCTGTTTCCGTGGATGACCACCTTCGAGAACGTCAGCTACGGCCCGCGCGCGCAACGCAAGCTGCCGCAGCACGAATATGCCGAAGAAACCATGAAGCTGCTGGAACTGGTGGGCCTGAAGGACTTCAAGGACAAGTATCCGGCCCAGCTTTCCGGCGGCATGCAGCGCCGCGCCGAACTGGTGCGGGCCATGATAAACCGGCCCAAGGTCATGCTGATGGACGAACCCTTCCGGGGGCTGGACGCCATGACCCGCGCCCTGATGCAGGAATACTA
This genomic window from Nitratidesulfovibrio sp. SRB-5 contains:
- a CDS encoding ABC transporter permease yields the protein MTTAVLAQGFNWTRCRRKIANISTARGIAAIVVFTIVWELCTRLHVPIIGNVPAPSAVLAALGKQLVSAEYWLSWRDSCLRILSGFVLAQVLGIPLGLLMGMNRTAREIIYPVFEIMRPIPPLAWVPASVIFWPTSEMSMMFVVFLGGFFTVVLNIVGGARSIDIRYIRAAHSLGSSRSDIFWRVMLPATLPSIVVGMTVGMGITWAVVVAAEMIASRSGLGFLTWRAYVAGEYPLIVIGMMSIGIAGYMSSALIRFIGSRLTPWLRVF
- a CDS encoding ABC transporter ATP-binding protein, producing MMDAVTTQLTPGMGAGEMVVENVAKGFGVGPLRKQVLRSCSFVLEKGKLTVLIGPSGCGKSTLVNALAGYETPDSGKVLIDGQPVTGPGPDRLVVFQETALFPWMTTFENVSYGPRAQRKLPQHEYAEETMKLLELVGLKDFKDKYPAQLSGGMQRRAELVRAMINRPKVMLMDEPFRGLDAMTRALMQEYYVRLFEQHRGTNLFVTSELEEAIFLADNLLILTNRPACVKKVIQVNLPRPRTFDMMTSAEYQRCKFEALELLHEEAMKSFASGGVNAADFLEACSQMGQDQAQPTCLGLDAMASPDTPVSPDAPVSPDATSGTGERKADRAVPGQ